The Gasterosteus aculeatus chromosome 17, fGasAcu3.hap1.1, whole genome shotgun sequence genome includes a window with the following:
- the ripor3 gene encoding RIPOR family member 3 isoform X1, translating into MSVKLRFDSPSDGRLVHRSRSFTGVSSLTGRQRPCVRNSLHFKATTGGKSPRMHLSAGTGVGAIWSLQPEQVDRVFKALRKGLKEHLEGHQAEMDFLSSQQRTTRRNSRLAFLYDLEKEIRALERYIRRLEFQISKVEELYETYWVQWRLYEGAGNMKRAFSRSPSSRASRDSLLELSRSQRLSVQEMSVMEEELEILLGELRIKMKGLIGFARLCPGDQYEVAVRLGQRRWRIRGRIQSDNTQAWDEEEVVFLPHIRHNFEIKVTEAKGLGWLLVGMVTCASTEFFVARPQLMMVDVTELGTIKLQLEVTWNPFDSEKMRPLVSSRKISLHSWTAPSTPSLTEKYFISMMKELQEGHGSLPSLVNKCRPMRGGVSLIRYLSHPDPRAQSAYSLSFPSSHSVGGSQNQLSLLDVSEEGEEKERRKRREKGEEEWGNVLDPPSAAAESQTASQQRSSTPDLLRKTRDQDFLRVRDSPGGQECCDPAPQQLPTQPVAVSPSSPEVSPSSRRAQAMRLGALMEELEKMLRDQRRSEKELLCLDHQVLHLATILKNNLSLLRVSEEEEETLAVEEVLGSFDFLSHDDDTSCSGSLRMKDSSLLSSPMRIQSATDEDSAVAPLTSGNWSLDQALEIHLKTCCVLLQMLAETDFSPSRKELLQEVSLQAEVLQKISCILLEEDRGVSAGDILPREVLAFWDDCVTGVGPSPFCCDSARFCRTLKKRFTHKVEAKEPGQSDKVFSHLLQELQASSRLVPSPPACSPEAVTLFQLFVYLRRWNLQDLGGHISRLSREEYILSALRSPKKRRALNKLRGGNFTVLLPLRCTLQTLAALQLDFNHKVCKAAASCMCRAAGCRAFRSQAIVYYTASLRNSDVLIQHGSCLALKCLKATESADLIADLWRSADEDLCCTARETVLSFGKKGYLAFQRMDQMYTEMLEEAYQNQETESTFL; encoded by the exons ATGTCGGTGAAGCTGCGATTCGACTCTCCATCTGACGGACGGCTGGTCCACAGGAGCCGCTCCTTCACTGGGGTCAGCTCTCTGACTGGACGACAGCG GCCGTGTGTTCGTAACTCTCTCCACTTCAAAGCCACGACGGGAGGTAaatctcccagaatgcacctgtCTGCTGGTACAGGGGTCGGGGCTATTTGGTCCCTGCAGCCGGAGCAGGTGGACCGGGTCTTCAAAGCGCTACGCAAAGGACTCAA agaacatctggagggTCACCAGGCTGAGATGGACTTCCTGTCCTCACAGCAGAGGACAACCAGGAGGAACTCCAGACTG GCCTTTCTCTATGATCTAGAGAAG GAGATCAGAGCCCTGGAGAGATACATACGGAGACTTGAGTTTCAGATCAGTAAG GTGGAAGAGCTATACGAGACCTATTGGGTCCAATGGAGACTCTATGAGGGGGCGGGGAACATGAAGAGGGCCTTCAGCCGGTCTCCGTCCTCCAGAGCCTCCAGGGACAGCCTGCTGGAGCTCAGCCGGAGCCAGCGCCTCAGTGTGCAG GAGATGTCAGTGATGGAGGAAGAGTTAGAGATCCTCCTGGGAGAGCTGCGCATCAAGATGAAGG GTCTGATCGGCTTCGCTCGGCTTTGCCCCGGAGACCAGTACGAG GTGGCGGTGCGCCTGGGCCAACGGCGCTGGAGGATCCGAGGGAGGATCCAGTCTGACAACACGCAGGCctgggacgaggaggaggtggtcTTCCTCCCCCACATACGCCACAACTTTGAGAtcaag GTGACGGAGGCGAAGGGTTTGGGTTGGCTGCTGGTCGGCATGGTAACGTGTGCCAGCACAGAATTCTTTGTGGCGAGGCCGCAGCTGATGATGGTGGACGTGACGGAGCTGGGAACCAtcaagctgcagctggaggtcaCCTGGaa TCCCTTTGACTCTGAGAAGATGAGGCCTTTGGTGTCCAGCAGGAAGATTTCGCTTCACAGCTGGACGGCACCGAGTACGCCGTCCTTAACCGAGAAGTACTTCATA TCGATGATGAAGGAGCTGCAGGAAGGACATGGTTCTCTCCCATCTCTGGTGAACAAATGTCGACCAATGAGAGGAGGGGTGTCTCTGATCAGATACCTATCCCACCCGGACCCCCGAGCTCAGAGCGCCTACAG TCTCAGCTTCCCCTCCAGCCACAGTGTGGGAGGGAGCCAGAACCAGCTTTCCCTCCTGGATGTctcggaggagggggaggagaaggagaggaggaagaggagggagaagggagaggaggagtgggggaATGTGTTAGATCCTCCCTCTGCGGCAGCAGAGAGTCAAACGGCTTCACAACAGAG GTCCAGCACTCCTGACCTCCTGAGGAAGACTCGAGACCAGGACTTCCTCCGTGTGCGG GACTCCCCAGGAGGTCAGGAGTGCTGTGATCCCGCGCCCCAGCAACTCCCCACTCAGCCTGTGGCCGTAAGCCCCTCCTCTCCTGAGGTAAGCCCCTCCTCTCGCCGGGCCCAGGCCATGCGGCTGGGAGCCCTGATGGAGGAGCTAGAGAAGATGTTGAGGGACCAGAGACGCTCTGAGAAGGAGCTTCTATGTCTGGACCATCAGGTCCTGCACCTGGCTACCATCCTGAAG AACAACCTCTCTCTGCTGAGAGtctctgaggaagaggaggagacgctTGCAGTGGAAGAAGTCCTGGGCAGCTTTGACTTCTTGTCACATGATGATGACACTTCCTGTTCGGGAAGCCTGAGAATGAAGGACAGCAG TCTCCTCTCCAGTCCCATGAGGATACAATCAGCTACTGATGAAGACTCGGCCGTCGCCCCGCTAACTTCTGGGAATTGGAGTCTGGACCAGGCTCTGGAGATACATCTGAAAACATGTTGTGTCCTGCTACAG ATGCTAGCAGAGACAGACTTCAGCCCCTCCAggaaggagctgctgcaggaggtgtCTCTGCAGGCCGAGGTCCTGCAGAAGATCAGCTGCATactgctggaggaggacagaggggtcTCTGCTGGGGACA TCCTCCCAAGGGAGGTGCTGGCCTTCTGGGATGACTGCGTGACAGGGGTTGGCCCCTCCCCTTTCTGCTGCGACTCCGCCCGCTTCTGCCGGACGCTGAAGAAACGCTTCACCCACAAGGTGGAGGCCAAAGAGCCGGGCCAGTCAGACAAAG tGTTCTCCCAcctcctgcaggagctgcaggcctCCAGCCGCTTGGTGCCCAGCCCTCCTGCCTGCAGCCCTGAGGCAGTGACtctgttccagctgtttgtgtatCTGAGGAGATGGAACCTCCAGGATCTAGGAGGTCACATCTCACGTCTGTCCAGAGAAG AGTACATCCTGTCTGCCCTGAGGAGCCCCAAAAAGAGGCGGGCTCTAAATAAGCTAAGGGGAGGGAACTTCACAGTGCTCCTCCCACTGAGATGCACGCTGCAGACTCTGGCGGCGTTGCAGCTCGACTTCAACCACAAAGTCTGCAAGGCCGCAGCCAGCTGTATGTGCAGAGCCGCAGGCTGCAGGGCCTTCAGGAGCCAG gccATAGTTTACTACACGGCGAGTTTGAGGAACTCGGATGTTCTGatccaacatggctcctgtctGGCTCTTAAATGCCTCAAG GCGACAGAGAGCGCCGACCTCATAGCAGACTTGTGGAGATCAGCTGATGAAGATCTTTGCTGCACCGCCAGAGAAACTGTCCTGTCCTTTG gtaagAAGGGCTACCTGGCCTTCCAGAGGATGGAtcagatgtacacagagatgCTGGAGGAGGCCTACCAGAACCAGGAGACGGAGAGCACCTTTCTGTAG
- the ripor3 gene encoding RIPOR family member 3 isoform X2: MSVKLRFDSPSDGRLVHRSRSFTGVSSLTGRQRPCVRNSLHFKATTGGKSPRMHLSAGTGVGAIWSLQPEQVDRVFKALRKGLKEHLEGHQAEMDFLSSQQRTTRRNSRLAFLYDLEKEIRALERYIRRLEFQISKVEELYETYWVQWRLYEGAGNMKRAFSRSPSSRASRDSLLELSRSQRLSVQEMSVMEEELEILLGELRIKMKGLIGFARLCPGDQYEVAVRLGQRRWRIRGRIQSDNTQAWDEEEVVFLPHIRHNFEIKVTEAKGLGWLLVGMVTCASTEFFVARPQLMMVDVTELGTIKLQLEVTWNPFDSEKMRPLVSSRKISLHSWTAPSTPSLTEKYFISMMKELQEGHGSLPSLVNKCRPMRGGVSLIRYLSHPDPRAQSAYSLSFPSSHSVGGSQNQLSLLDVSEEGEEKERRKRREKGEEEWGNVLDPPSAAAESQTASQQRSSTPDLLRKTRDQDFLRVRDSPGGQECCDPAPQQLPTQPVAVSPSSPEVSPSSRRAQAMRLGALMEELEKMLRDQRRSEKELLCLDHQVLHLATILKNNLSLLRVSEEEEETLAVEEVLGSFDFLSHDDDTSCSGSLRMKDSSPMRIQSATDEDSAVAPLTSGNWSLDQALEIHLKTCCVLLQMLAETDFSPSRKELLQEVSLQAEVLQKISCILLEEDRGVSAGDILPREVLAFWDDCVTGVGPSPFCCDSARFCRTLKKRFTHKVEAKEPGQSDKVFSHLLQELQASSRLVPSPPACSPEAVTLFQLFVYLRRWNLQDLGGHISRLSREEYILSALRSPKKRRALNKLRGGNFTVLLPLRCTLQTLAALQLDFNHKVCKAAASCMCRAAGCRAFRSQAIVYYTASLRNSDVLIQHGSCLALKCLKATESADLIADLWRSADEDLCCTARETVLSFGKKGYLAFQRMDQMYTEMLEEAYQNQETESTFL, encoded by the exons ATGTCGGTGAAGCTGCGATTCGACTCTCCATCTGACGGACGGCTGGTCCACAGGAGCCGCTCCTTCACTGGGGTCAGCTCTCTGACTGGACGACAGCG GCCGTGTGTTCGTAACTCTCTCCACTTCAAAGCCACGACGGGAGGTAaatctcccagaatgcacctgtCTGCTGGTACAGGGGTCGGGGCTATTTGGTCCCTGCAGCCGGAGCAGGTGGACCGGGTCTTCAAAGCGCTACGCAAAGGACTCAA agaacatctggagggTCACCAGGCTGAGATGGACTTCCTGTCCTCACAGCAGAGGACAACCAGGAGGAACTCCAGACTG GCCTTTCTCTATGATCTAGAGAAG GAGATCAGAGCCCTGGAGAGATACATACGGAGACTTGAGTTTCAGATCAGTAAG GTGGAAGAGCTATACGAGACCTATTGGGTCCAATGGAGACTCTATGAGGGGGCGGGGAACATGAAGAGGGCCTTCAGCCGGTCTCCGTCCTCCAGAGCCTCCAGGGACAGCCTGCTGGAGCTCAGCCGGAGCCAGCGCCTCAGTGTGCAG GAGATGTCAGTGATGGAGGAAGAGTTAGAGATCCTCCTGGGAGAGCTGCGCATCAAGATGAAGG GTCTGATCGGCTTCGCTCGGCTTTGCCCCGGAGACCAGTACGAG GTGGCGGTGCGCCTGGGCCAACGGCGCTGGAGGATCCGAGGGAGGATCCAGTCTGACAACACGCAGGCctgggacgaggaggaggtggtcTTCCTCCCCCACATACGCCACAACTTTGAGAtcaag GTGACGGAGGCGAAGGGTTTGGGTTGGCTGCTGGTCGGCATGGTAACGTGTGCCAGCACAGAATTCTTTGTGGCGAGGCCGCAGCTGATGATGGTGGACGTGACGGAGCTGGGAACCAtcaagctgcagctggaggtcaCCTGGaa TCCCTTTGACTCTGAGAAGATGAGGCCTTTGGTGTCCAGCAGGAAGATTTCGCTTCACAGCTGGACGGCACCGAGTACGCCGTCCTTAACCGAGAAGTACTTCATA TCGATGATGAAGGAGCTGCAGGAAGGACATGGTTCTCTCCCATCTCTGGTGAACAAATGTCGACCAATGAGAGGAGGGGTGTCTCTGATCAGATACCTATCCCACCCGGACCCCCGAGCTCAGAGCGCCTACAG TCTCAGCTTCCCCTCCAGCCACAGTGTGGGAGGGAGCCAGAACCAGCTTTCCCTCCTGGATGTctcggaggagggggaggagaaggagaggaggaagaggagggagaagggagaggaggagtgggggaATGTGTTAGATCCTCCCTCTGCGGCAGCAGAGAGTCAAACGGCTTCACAACAGAG GTCCAGCACTCCTGACCTCCTGAGGAAGACTCGAGACCAGGACTTCCTCCGTGTGCGG GACTCCCCAGGAGGTCAGGAGTGCTGTGATCCCGCGCCCCAGCAACTCCCCACTCAGCCTGTGGCCGTAAGCCCCTCCTCTCCTGAGGTAAGCCCCTCCTCTCGCCGGGCCCAGGCCATGCGGCTGGGAGCCCTGATGGAGGAGCTAGAGAAGATGTTGAGGGACCAGAGACGCTCTGAGAAGGAGCTTCTATGTCTGGACCATCAGGTCCTGCACCTGGCTACCATCCTGAAG AACAACCTCTCTCTGCTGAGAGtctctgaggaagaggaggagacgctTGCAGTGGAAGAAGTCCTGGGCAGCTTTGACTTCTTGTCACATGATGATGACACTTCCTGTTCGGGAAGCCTGAGAATGAAGGACAGCAG TCCCATGAGGATACAATCAGCTACTGATGAAGACTCGGCCGTCGCCCCGCTAACTTCTGGGAATTGGAGTCTGGACCAGGCTCTGGAGATACATCTGAAAACATGTTGTGTCCTGCTACAG ATGCTAGCAGAGACAGACTTCAGCCCCTCCAggaaggagctgctgcaggaggtgtCTCTGCAGGCCGAGGTCCTGCAGAAGATCAGCTGCATactgctggaggaggacagaggggtcTCTGCTGGGGACA TCCTCCCAAGGGAGGTGCTGGCCTTCTGGGATGACTGCGTGACAGGGGTTGGCCCCTCCCCTTTCTGCTGCGACTCCGCCCGCTTCTGCCGGACGCTGAAGAAACGCTTCACCCACAAGGTGGAGGCCAAAGAGCCGGGCCAGTCAGACAAAG tGTTCTCCCAcctcctgcaggagctgcaggcctCCAGCCGCTTGGTGCCCAGCCCTCCTGCCTGCAGCCCTGAGGCAGTGACtctgttccagctgtttgtgtatCTGAGGAGATGGAACCTCCAGGATCTAGGAGGTCACATCTCACGTCTGTCCAGAGAAG AGTACATCCTGTCTGCCCTGAGGAGCCCCAAAAAGAGGCGGGCTCTAAATAAGCTAAGGGGAGGGAACTTCACAGTGCTCCTCCCACTGAGATGCACGCTGCAGACTCTGGCGGCGTTGCAGCTCGACTTCAACCACAAAGTCTGCAAGGCCGCAGCCAGCTGTATGTGCAGAGCCGCAGGCTGCAGGGCCTTCAGGAGCCAG gccATAGTTTACTACACGGCGAGTTTGAGGAACTCGGATGTTCTGatccaacatggctcctgtctGGCTCTTAAATGCCTCAAG GCGACAGAGAGCGCCGACCTCATAGCAGACTTGTGGAGATCAGCTGATGAAGATCTTTGCTGCACCGCCAGAGAAACTGTCCTGTCCTTTG gtaagAAGGGCTACCTGGCCTTCCAGAGGATGGAtcagatgtacacagagatgCTGGAGGAGGCCTACCAGAACCAGGAGACGGAGAGCACCTTTCTGTAG
- the blcap gene encoding apoptosis inducing factor BLCAP — MYCLQWLLPVLLIPKPLNPALWFNHSMFMGFYLLSFLLERKPCTICALVFLAALFLICYSCWGNCFLYHCQDTALPHAAHDPAIVGT, encoded by the coding sequence ATGTACTGCCTCCAGTGGCTGCTCCCCGTGCTGCTCATCCCCAAGCCGCTGAACCCGGCGCTGTGGTTTAACCACTCCATGTTCATGGGCTTCTACCTGCTCAGCTTCCTGCTGGAGAGGAAGCCCTGCACCATCTGcgccctcgtcttcctcgccgCGCTCTTCCTCATCTGCTACAGCTGCTGGGGCAACTGCTTCCTGTACCACTGCCAGGACACTGCGCTGCCGCACGCCGCCCACGACCCGGCCATCGTGGGGACCTAG